One genomic window of Fusarium verticillioides 7600 chromosome 2, whole genome shotgun sequence includes the following:
- a CDS encoding acetyl-CoA acyltransferase, giving the protein MGVTDRIIQIGGQISGNPTAGGRDKILQKNPDDIVVTAACRSAFTKGGRGGFKDTPAADLMAGVLKAILDRSKINPALVEDLCVGTVLAPGGGATEMRAASLVAGFPESIAVRTLNRQCSSGLQATVDVANQIKTGMIDIGIGAGVESMSLNYGPGAVSEFSEAFENHPEAANCKVPMGVLSEQMAKDLNVTRAAQDAFAASSYQKAVKAQKAGLFDEEIAPLKVKFEDKEGNTKEITVSKDDGVRDGITAESLGKIRPAFAKDGSIHAGNASQISDGAAAVLLMKRSTAEKLGQKILGKYVCASIVGVKPLLMGQGPWKAIPKALDLAGISKDDVDIWEINEAFASQCLWCANELGIPQEKINPKGGAIAFGHPLGCTGARQVSTLLYELKRTGQKVGATSMCVGTGMGMAAIWVAE; this is encoded by the exons ATGGGTG TCACCGACAGAATCATTCAGATTGGAGGCCAGATCTCGGGCAACCCGACCGCTGGCGGTCGcgacaagatcctccagaAGAACCCTGACGAT ATCGTTGTCACCGCTGCCTGCCGAAGCGCATTCACCAAGGGAGGCCGCGGCGGTTTCAAGGATACCCCCGCTGCTGATCTCATGGCTGGTgtcctcaaggccatcctcgACCGCTCAAAGATCAACCCTGCTCTCGTCGAGGACCTATGTGTTGGAACCGTCCTCGCCCCCGGTGGCGGCGCAACTGAGATGCGTGCTGCCAGCTTGGTCGCCGGTTTCCCTGAATCTATCGCCGTCCGAACCCTCAACAGACAGTGCTCTTCTGGTCTCCAGGCTACCGTCGATGTCGCCAACCAGATCAAGACTGGCATGATCGACATTGGtattggtgctggtgttgagagcaTGTCCCTGAACTATGGCCCTGGCGCTGTCTCCGAGTTCTCAGAAGCCTTTGAGAACCACCCCGAGGCTGCCAACTGCAAGGTGCCCATGGGTGTCCTCTCTGAGCAGATGGCCAAGGACCTCAACGTCACCCGAGCTGCACAGGACGCATTCGCTGCCTCGTCATACCAGAAGGCAGTCAAGGCTCAAAAGGCGGGACTCTTCGACGAGGAGATTGCTCCCCTCAAGGTCAAGttcgaggacaaggagggtAACACCAAGGAGATTACCGTATCCAAGGATGACGGTGTCCGCGATGGCATCACTGCTGAGTCTCTGGGCAAGATCCGCCCTGCTTTTGCCAAGGACGGTTCTATTCATGCTGGTAACGCCAGTCAGATTTCCGACGGTGCTGCCGCTGTCCTCCTCATGAAGCGATCTACtgccgagaagcttggacAGAAAATCCTCGGCAAGTACGTTTGCGCCTCGATTGTCGGTGTCAAGCCCCTTCTTATGGGTCAGGGCCCCTGGAAGGCTATCCCCAAGGCTCTCGACCTTGCCGGCATCTCCAAGGATGATGTCGATATCTGGGAGATCAACGAGGCTTTTGCCAGTCAGTGCTTGTGGTGTGCCAACGAACTGGGTATTCCCCaagagaagatcaaccccAAGGGAGGTGCTATTGCCTTTGGCCATCCCCTAGGCTGCACTGGCGCCCGACAGGTCTCTACTCTTCTATATGAGTTGAAGCGAACAGGCCAAAAGGTTGGCGCAACATCTATGTGTGTAGGAACTGGTATGGGTATGGCCGCCATCTGGGTTGCCGAGTAG
- a CDS encoding blocked early in transport 1 produces MSEAYERERQNNARLDELSAKVSALRGVTVDIYDNARAQDVIDNTSDTFSSMTTQMKGSAGRLTRMAASGNRVAILKLSGIVIGVFLVLFYGAKLLF; encoded by the exons atgtctgaaGCCTACGAACGAGAGCGCCAGAACAATGCGCGCCTGGATGAGCTCTCTGCAAAGGTCTCCGCCCTCCGAGGGGTGACAGTAGACATTTACGATAATGCACGAGCCCAGGATGTCATCGACAACACC TCCGATACTTTCTCCTCTATGACCACACAGATGAAGGGTTCTGCTGGCCGCTTAACTCGCATGGCTGCATCAGGCAACCGTGTCGCTATTCTGAAGCTCTCGGGCATCGTTATTGGCGTTTTCTTGGTGTTATTTTACGGGGCTAAGCTGTTGTTCTAA